The following proteins come from a genomic window of Methanoculleus caldifontis:
- the nifU gene encoding Fe-S cluster assembly scaffold protein NifU produces the protein MYSEQVMDHFMNPRNMGEIPDADGVGEVGNPACGDIMRITLRVEEDRIVDAKFKTFGCAAAIASSSMATELIKGKTLEEAWAVTNRAVAEALEGLPPQKLHCSVLAEEGIHKAIDDYRARHGTPTANGG, from the coding sequence ATGTACAGCGAACAAGTTATGGACCATTTCATGAACCCCCGGAACATGGGGGAGATCCCGGATGCGGACGGTGTCGGCGAGGTCGGGAACCCGGCCTGCGGCGACATCATGCGGATAACTCTCCGGGTCGAAGAGGACAGGATTGTGGATGCAAAGTTCAAGACTTTCGGGTGCGCCGCCGCCATCGCGTCGAGCTCGATGGCCACCGAACTCATCAAGGGCAAAACCCTCGAAGAGGCGTGGGCGGTCACCAACCGGGCGGTTGCCGAGGCGCTGGAGGGGTTGCCTCCCCAGAAACTTCACTGCTCGGTCCTCGCCGAAGAGGGGATCCACAAGGCGATCGACGACTACCGGGCGCGGCACGGAACACCGACCGCGAATGGAGGATAA
- a CDS encoding HesA/MoeB/ThiF family protein has translation MLTEREQERYARQILLFGEAGQERLKKAKVFIAGAGGLGCPIALYLAVAGVGEIRLVDRDTVDRTNLNRQVLHWERDLGTPKAESAEAKLREANPDVHIEALEETIDEANVRDLVGDADLIVDAMDNFPTRYLLNREALRSGVPLIHGAIRGFDGQATTLVPGRTACLECLFPEAPPGEVFPVVGTTPGIIGLIQANEAIKYITGAGDLLLDRLLIWDGLSTTLETYAVERRPDCPACGEGMRP, from the coding sequence ATGCTCACCGAGCGGGAACAGGAGCGCTACGCCCGGCAGATCCTCCTCTTCGGCGAGGCGGGTCAAGAACGGCTGAAGAAGGCGAAGGTCTTCATCGCCGGGGCAGGGGGTCTCGGCTGCCCGATCGCCCTCTACCTTGCTGTCGCCGGTGTCGGGGAGATCCGCCTTGTGGACCGGGATACAGTGGACCGGACCAACCTGAACCGGCAGGTCCTCCACTGGGAGAGGGATCTCGGTACCCCTAAGGCCGAATCGGCAGAGGCGAAACTCCGGGAGGCAAACCCGGATGTCCACATAGAGGCTCTGGAGGAGACCATCGACGAGGCGAACGTCCGGGACCTGGTGGGTGATGCCGATCTGATCGTGGATGCGATGGACAACTTCCCGACCCGCTACCTCCTGAACCGGGAGGCGCTCCGGTCCGGCGTGCCGCTCATCCACGGTGCAATCAGGGGATTCGACGGCCAGGCAACGACCCTCGTCCCCGGCCGGACTGCCTGCCTCGAGTGCCTCTTCCCGGAGGCCCCGCCCGGCGAGGTCTTCCCGGTCGTCGGAACTACACCGGGGATCATCGGCCTCATTCAGGCGAACGAGGCGATCAAGTATATCACCGGTGCCGGCGACCTTCTGCTGGACCGGCTCCTCATCTGGGACGGCCTTTCGACGACGCTTGAGACGTACGCCGTGGAGCGGCGGCCGGACTGCCCTGCCTGCGGTGAAGGGATGAGACCATGA
- a CDS encoding ubiquitin-like small modifier protein 1, with the protein MKVRVKTFARFREILGGESTLDLPDGATMAAVLAALRGRAGDESDAIFDETGALRAHVILMRNGKRIGKADRNALVLAEGDEIALFPPVAGG; encoded by the coding sequence ATGAAGGTCCGGGTGAAGACGTTCGCCCGGTTCCGGGAGATCCTCGGCGGGGAGTCGACGCTTGATCTCCCCGATGGGGCAACGATGGCAGCGGTTCTCGCCGCGCTCCGTGGCCGTGCCGGGGACGAGAGCGATGCAATCTTCGATGAGACCGGGGCGCTCCGGGCGCATGTCATCCTGATGCGAAACGGGAAGCGGATCGGCAAAGCCGACCGCAATGCTCTCGTTCTTGCGGAGGGGGACGAGATCGCCCTCTTCCCGCCGGTCGCGGGCGGATGA
- a CDS encoding molybdenum cofactor biosynthesis protein MoaE, translating to MIGITRDVIDAGAMIEAAKRPGMGALVTFCGVVRDDGGIERMELEVYEEVAVRELELIRDETMREYPIESVDIVHRVGSLQLGETILLIVVGAGHRKEAFEACEYILERIKESVPIWKKEIGEGGERWVPGESSGGDA from the coding sequence ATGATCGGTATTACCAGGGATGTCATCGACGCAGGCGCGATGATCGAGGCGGCGAAGAGACCGGGCATGGGAGCCCTGGTCACCTTCTGTGGTGTCGTCAGGGACGACGGCGGTATCGAGCGGATGGAACTGGAGGTCTACGAAGAGGTTGCGGTCCGCGAACTGGAACTGATCCGCGACGAGACAATGCGGGAATACCCGATCGAGTCGGTGGATATCGTCCACCGTGTCGGGTCTCTCCAGCTCGGCGAGACCATACTCCTCATCGTCGTCGGTGCCGGGCACCGGAAAGAGGCGTTTGAGGCCTGCGAGTACATCCTCGAGCGAATCAAGGAGAGCGTGCCGATCTGGAAGAAGGAGATCGGGGAGGGCGGCGAGCGCTGGGTGCCGGGCGAGTCGTCCGGGGGCGACGCATGA